The genomic DNA GAAATTGACACCCAAGGCCCAATCCATTGTATTTGTGCACCACATAAAAATTCTACTCCTATAAACGAGCGTACGTGAGAATTCCCAAATCATAAGTACCAACCGAGACGCGATCTTTGCAGTTTATTTTCTCCCGGTTCCACAGATAAGGCCCGAGATTTTGTTTAGTCTTCCCAAATTATTAGGGGATTTTCAACGTGATTTTTTTCATTAAAAACCTATAAAAGTCCTGGGGGTTGGATTTTGAGAGACCGGTTTTTTCGTTTGATATTTCGTTCTCTAGTCTAGAGGTTTTGAAGAAGAGGCCAAAAGCGTCTACCAGATGCCAATTGAGAGAAAAGATTATACTCTCTGTTATCATCTGGTGGACGTTATTGAGCCTCTTCTTCTGTTTCTTCCatcttctatatatatatatatatatatatatattttgaacaCGATAAGATCATTCCTTTAACAGACAATCTTGCTTGTGTAAGGAAATAAAAGTTTATTGGTGGGGCGATATCTCAATTCCGTGATTGTAGAATAAGATAGACTTTTGTTTGCCTAAACAAATCAGGGTTTCTTCTAATTTCTGTATCTTCCTATGATCTAATCAATGGTTTCTCTCTGTTAGATTTTCCTGTGTTAACAGTAATTTCCCAGTTGATAATGACTTATTTCTTATTATCTATCTCTTTGATTTTCAatgcttttctttttcttaatttgatgtcatgattttctttttcaaatcttctttataATGTTTTAGCTTAGCATTTGTCTGCAGTTTTATGTTAGTGGCTATCTCATTCTACCAAATGATCTTCTGAATTTTCTCTTTGCAGGGTATCTTGTCTTTCATCATGGAAAGCATCCAGTATGGGTTCTCTTGGTTCACTTTTATCCTTCTATTAACTTTATTGTTACAGTCATTTATAGTATCATTGGTTTCACCAACAGTATTGCAATCCATCAGTCTCAAGATGGTCTTCAACAGTATGTTCTAGTATTCAAATCAAGCTAATCATGTATATGATCGTATGGGTTTCTGTAAATATTTTCATCACGATGCGTGGGGGACGATTCACCAAAGCAgttaaaaaaattcaaattttgaattttccaaTTTACCGCAATTCTTGGAGTGGAATAAGTTCAATCAATCTAGTTGTCCGTCGGTTTCACCTCAGCTGACCATGCAGTCATTCAAGGAAAGAAATTATCGCAGATATGTTATTCCCCTCCTTAGTCATTGATTACAGTAAGATATGTAGTTATGGAAATATTATATCACATTCTATCATTGTTATAAGAGCAATATCAGTCGAGAAGAAATCATATTCTAGAACTTCAATACTTACGTTTTCACATCTTTCGAAAATGACATCTTCTTCAAATAACCAAATTTCAGCCATCACTAGCAAGATGCAGAACTCAACTATTCGATATCTTTGCGCAAGACAAATGCGAAGAGCTTTAGGATCCAAGCAAACTATTATGACTGAAGCTTCAAACCAATGGAAGAATACTTTGATCGGGAAACTCTTTTCAAGAGACTCTATAGATACTGAAGATGTCAGAAAAGCTACAATCTCTTTATGGAAAAGATACAAAGTGAAGGAAGTACGTGGGATTAATAGAAATATCTTCTTATTCAAGTTTCACTCAGATGAAACAATGAAAGTCGTCCTCAAAAAAGGTCTATGGAATGTTCTTAAATGTCTCCTCAATCTTAAGATCTATGATCCTTCTATCACAGTACAATACTAGAGGTTTACTCACCAAGAGATGAATGTGCAGTTCCAACATCTTCTTCTTGAACACCATTCTCCTTCTGTTGTCAATGATGCAGTTAACGAACTTGGTGAGAAAATATCGATTACCGCAGAGAATTGTAGACCAGGAGCGGGTAGTGTAATCACTTCCAGAGtgaagattgatctatcaaaacCTCTTCACAGAGGTGGTTGGTGGAATACTGCTGCAGGAGGAAGTGCTTGGGTACGCTATCACTGGGAAAGAAAATCCCATAATTTATGTAaggattgttttgtttttgatcaTAATGATGAAGAATGTGCAAATATAGCAGATGATTTAAAAACTCGGCGTTACACAAGTGATGAATACATTGCGTATATCCATGAACTTGCTGGAGCCTATGGATagaaataattaaataattggAATTACTGGTGTAAAAAATCTGTGAAGCTAGTCAGAATCAGTTGAACAATAATAACTCTGAAGAGATGGATGATGGCAGAAAACTTAAGAGATCTAGGAACACTGAGCTGGAAGATGACTTGTCAGATGATGGAGAACCTCatgaaaaattataaaaccaagATACGAATACTGCAAAGAGATTATCTGCTGCTAAGACTGATACGATGGAGCATGACTTGATTGAAGAGGGAGAACTGGCTGAGAAGGAGTATTTTCATGTTACTCACGAGGTCCCCGCTGCTATGGTATCTTATTTTAGCTATTTAAAGTTTCTCTCTTTTCACATTTTTCTACTTTGCTCTTATAATTTTTCATGGTATACTgttatttttcaaaatcatttaaGCATGAAGGTTCTGAGTTGGAATTGTCAGGGATTTCTAGGAAAAGATACCAGAGACTATCTTCAGCATCTTAATAAGTTATACTCTTCAGACATAATCTTTTTATCAGAGACTAAAATAAACGATGATAGAATAATTAGACTATCTAATTTCTTAGGCTTCCCAAATAAGAGTTATGTTCCCTCTATTGGTTTAGCTGGTGGTATCTTCCTCCTCTGGAAGGATGGCTTAACTTTggatttagttggttcaacagacAAAATGATACATGTTATTGTATCTAACGATCCTAGCAAAGGAGAGTGGTTCTTATCTTGTGTCTATGGTACTCTTTATAAAAAAGATCAACCCGATCAATGGTCTTATATTTTGGACCTTAGTAAGTCTGTTAATATATCCTTGGTTCTTATAGGTGATCTGAACATTACTATATTGACTCTCAAGATAGAAATTCCCAATCTCCTAATTCTACACCTCAAGAAGTATTAGGTGCTATCAATGATTCTGGTTTATCAGATCTTAGATTTAGTGGGAATCCATTTACTTGGTCAAGTAATAAGCATGGAACCGGAAAATACAAATCTAGAATTGATAGGGATTTGATAAACAATGACTGGCATTTATCTTATCTTGATGCTTTACTCACTCACTTATCTCAAAGAGGCTCTGGTCATTGTCCTATTTTGCTAGACTTGTATAAACCAAATTAAGGTACTGGTAGGAATTGGAAATTCTGGGAGCATTGGCTTCAAAATAATCAATGTCATGATGAAATTAAAAATGCTTGGTCTGCCTATTACCATGGTTCTAATGCTTTTGTTCTTGCCAATAAGGAATTTTACACTAGGCACTGTTTGTCTAAATGGAGCAAAGCTGTTTTTGGTGGTATTGAAGGCAGAATTATAAATCTGCAGTCCCATATTACCCAACTTCAAATTTCAGATAAAGATGGCAGCAACACTAATGAAGTCACCACCCTTGAAAAAGAGATCAGTTCACTCAATGATATTCTTGCAAGTTCTAACAGACAAAAGGCCAGAGATATTTTCTTTAATGATATGGATAAAAATTCGAAATATTTTCATATCAGAGCTAATAAAAGAAGGTCGAGAAATAGGATTGATGCTCTCCAATCCCCAAATGGTACTTGGTGCTCAGATAAAGCTTCTCTAGAAGATCTTCTTAGTAACCACTTCCACAAGATTATGTCTACATCTTCTCCAGGTAGCAGctattattttttaaaacataTTCCTTCTATCATAACAGATGCTGTTAATCAAGAGTTGGAAGCAATCCCGTCTGAGGAGGAAATTTATAAGGCTCTAATGACTATGGAGCCATGGACTAGTCCGGGCCCGGATGGTTTTCCACCCGGATTCCACCAAACACAATGGTCTATTGTTAAGGATGATGTGTGTAATATGGTAAAATCGTTTTTTCCACTCAGGCTTCATGCTCAGGGagctaaataaaacaagaatttCTCTCATTCCCAAAGTAAAATCACCAAGCAAACCGGAGGATTTCAGGCCAATTGCCTTATGCAACACAGTTTACAAGCTCATTTCCAAGGTTATCTCTCTGAGAATGAAGAAGCATATTACAAAAATAATCTCTCATATGCAAGCCGCGTATGTGCTAGGAAGATTGATCTCTGAGAATGTTTGTCTAGTTCAAGAAATAGTGCAAGCTATGAAGAGAAAAGAAGGTAGCAGTGGTCATTTATCCCTCAAAATGGACATGTGGAAGGCATTCGACATACTAGAGTGGAGTTTTTTAATATATGTCTGAAAGAAGTTTGGATTTGGAGATAAGTTCTTTCATCTCATTCAACAATGTGTTGGTACCACGCAGATCGAAGTTCTTCTTAACGggagtccaaaaaaatccttcaatCCATCTAGAGGCATATGCcaaggagatcctttatctccaTATTTTTTCATCTTGGCCATGAAATCTTTCTCAAGGGTTCTTGCTCATTGTGAAAGATCAAAACTTCTTACAGGTATTAAAATTTCAAGATTCGATCCTAAAATAAACCGTCTACTCTTTGCGGATGATTGTCTTCTATTCTGCAAGACAACCCTAAATCAAACTAGAAACTTTTACAAGTCATCGAAGATTTCAGTGTTTGTTCTGGACAATTGATAAACTTTAACAAGTCTGCACTATACTTCAGCTCAAATATGGATCCTTCTACCTGTCAAATATTTAGTGGTCTTCTTCAGGTTCGTGAGATGAATatcaagaagaaaaatatctgggTCTTcctttttttgttggaaaaaaataGGAGAATGCCTTTTGCAGTACTTCAAGAGAAGATGAATCGTCGCTTCTCAAATTGGAATGCAAGCAATATGTCTGAAGCAGCTCGTTCTGTTATGGTTAAATGTTTCAAATGCTATTCCAATCCACTATATGCAGAGCTTTAAACTTCCAGAGGCTACCATTAACAAGTTGAATTCTTCGCAGCAAGCAttctggagaaataaaaaaaccaataaaggAAGGAAAATTATTACTTGGAAGAGGGTCTGTCACCCAAAGTCAGAGGATGGTCTTGGTTTTCGTGACATGCATACATTTAATCGAGCCTTGTTGGCTAAGTCAgcctgaaaaatttgtacggatAAAAATTCGATCATGTCTAAATCTCTGC from Papaver somniferum cultivar HN1 unplaced genomic scaffold, ASM357369v1 unplaced-scaffold_24, whole genome shotgun sequence includes the following:
- the LOC113340833 gene encoding uncharacterized protein LOC113340833 — encoded protein: MEHDLIEEGELAEKEYFHVTHEVPAAMGFLGKDTRDYLQHLNKLYSSDIIFLSETKINDDRIIRLSNFLGFPNKSYVPSIGLAGGIFLLWKDGLTLDLVGSTDKMIHVIVSNDPSKGEWFLSCVYDRNSQSPNSTPQEVLGAINDSGLSDLRFSGNPFTWSSTGRNWKFWEHWLQNNQCHDEIKNAWSAYYHGSNAFVLANKEFYTRHCLSKWSKAVFGGIEGRIINLQSHITQLQISDKDGSNTNEVTTLEKEISSLNDILASSNRQKARDIFFNDMDKNSKYFHIRANKRRSRNRIDALQSPNGTWCSDKASLEDLLSNHFHKIMSTSSPGSSYYFLKHIPSIITDAVNQELEAIPSEEEIYKALMTMEPWTSPGPDGFPPGFHQTQWSIVKDDVCNMVKSFFPLRLHAQGAK